TTGCCCGCATCGATTTATTATTGTGTGTACACAGCCCCGAACTACTACACCCGGGAGAAGTTTTTTACGAGGTTTGCAACGAAGGCGGCGTCAGCGTGGCCCATCGTGTGGGTCTGGATGACGCCATGTCCGTGATAAGCCGGGTGAGTTCCCAGCACTAGGTTTCACAATATTCAGTGTACTCTTGCCATTACCAATGGCCCTGTTGAATAATTTTGCGAATGTCTGCCTCCTTCACCACGATTGTTTTGGGCGAAATGGCCGTTGCGACTCTACACATTTACGGGGTGCACATCACTAGCGCACTACGGTCCTTCGCCGTGGCAAGCGTTTAACTGTTTACTTTTTAATGTAGTTTTTGCTTTGATGAGCCGCGATGAGCTCCGCTACGCGCTCTCCCGCAGTGCCGAGCAACGGCGACACATCAGAACAAGGCGACGACACGTCGTCCGCAACGGACTCCCAGAGTGCCCCGGCGGCGCCGAGCGAGCCCATATATTACCTATATGGCGATGATGAACGTTGGTgggaggaggaagagaCTAAGGGCGGGGAGATCCCAGCCGCGGAGGCATGGGAGCATCCACCGCGTCACCAGTGCCTCCTGGAGACTATCCACAAGCTGAACGACACACACATCCGCTCCCCGTTCCTGTACACGCGCTACCCGCACGAATATAAGAGCGAGGCGTACGCACTTTATCACCAGCCAGGGGCGCAGAGCAAGAAGAGTAGGTGTATTAACGACGGCAGCAGAAACACTGTACCGCAGGTGAACACCCCAAAGAGCAGTCGAGTCCCAAACAATCGGATGATCCCCAGCGCCGCCGTGTGAACATCGAGCTGACCCCCGTCAAGCGCCCGGAAGCATGCACGAAACCCCGCAAGAGCCTACGCGAACGATTGGaggatggcgaggtaagTTACGCTTAGCGCAGTTCGATGACACTTTGCAGGTTGTGTTCTATGAGGATTACGTGGAGCGTGAAATCGCGCGTGACTACTGCCGCCTGTTCGGGCGCCCGTTTTCCGTGCCTCGGCACGACTGGGGTGGCGGCGACTTCTTTTTCGGGGAACACGTGCCAACGGTAACCAGTGTTCCAAAAGAGGTTCCTAGGCAGGATGAGGACGATAAGCTGTCGGAAAAATCTGCCGAATCTGTGGAAGATCCTGTGAAGCACCGTCAGGTGGACGCGCTGATTCTGTCAGACACCAGTCTGGACCCGGCGCAGCGTCAGGAAATGCTGGACGGCAAGATTGCCAATCTATACAGTGCGTTGCCGTCAGGCGCCACGAGACAGCGCCACCCGAAGGATCGGCTGGTCAGCTACCACCACCTGCGTACGTATGCATACATGATCGACTCAGTGACTAAGTGCCCGCTGATTCACGTGGAACTTCAGtcggcgctgcagcaggggtGGTCGCCTGAGCGCGAAACGGCCAAGTTACAGCCTCGGACCCGCACCCTACAACCGCCCAAGGACCCCTACACCGTAACTCCGGAGCAGCTCGCGCGCGCCAACGAGATTCTGGCAGGCCGGCGCAAGATAAAGGCGGATTCATCCAAGGACGTGAAGGTGATGGTGTCACGTCGCCAGGCGGCGCAGAAGGAAACCGTTCAGGTGGGCGGGGGTCGTTACGAAGTGTAACCGCAACGCCGCATGTACGCTATCTGAGGTGCCATTTGTGGTTATAGGGGGCTAATTACGCGCCTGGAGTGTTAACGACTCCAAAAAGTGTCAAGTGAAGTCATAGCTGGTCGGGAAGTGTGGGCACACCTCCCATACACCTCGCACGTATATCGCCAAAACATGCCGCCAGCAGCCGAGCCTAGACCTCAAAATGAGGCATGTGTACTATGTATTTGCTGTTGAACCGCAAATTCAACGGTAGTATCCGAATCTGTTGCTGATCCTGAGGATCAGCTTCCACGGCGCGCGATGTAGCTTCCTTCCGCGCATCTACCATCACACTAACGCGGTACCTGCCGTTCATCGGCCATAAAATCTCATTTAGCCGGTTGTGGGAGCTCCTTCTATTAGCGTTGGCCGGGCTTAATGTGTTAGCCGCGGAGCCTTGCATGGTAAGCGCACACCGTCGAGTTAACGGTTCGTCTGGCGCCCGCGCTGCGTTTTACGCGTCGTATTTAAGCCCATCTGCTGCGCCTGTAGTGATCGTAAGGGCGTCTCGCGCGCTGGCGTCAATTAGCGTACTGGGACAGCGCATTCAAGCGGTGTGTCAGGTTTCCGGCTTTTATGACCGTTAAGTCGCCTGGTGGATTAAAAGTTAGGAGTTAGGCCCGCACGGAGTTTTTCGCCCGTATTTGATGTGCAGCAATCGGCGACATCGCCATATAGGGGATGCTGTGTGAACACATCTTGGGCGCCTTCGTCAGTCCATTCATCGAAATTGTAAAACATCGTAGGCTAGATTACCTGCAGTAATGTTGGCCTAATTGAGGAGTAACAGCGTGCAGCCTGGCCGTGGTTTTGTGCTGATTTGCACAGCCATTCGTCGGTTAGTTTGCGCGTTTTGTTGTCGTGCGCGACGACTTCGCGGTGGACATCTGGATTACTCTGAGGGCCTGGCATTTATCGGAGTTGGCGTCAGGTCACGCGCGTGTTGATGGCTTGGCGGTTTCCTGCGGCACTTGCTGGTCAGAATGATCACTAGGTCGTTGGAGATTCGCGTGGGCGGTAAGTACCGGCTTGGTCGTAAAATTGGCAGCGGTTCCTTCGGCGACATATTTATCGGAACGCACATCACGACTGGCGAGGATGTTGCGATAAAGCTGGAGTCCCACCGCAGCCGCCAcccgcagctgctgtacgAGTCCAAACTCTACAAGCTGCTGGCTGGCGGCGTGGGTATTCCCACGATCCACTGGTACGGGATTGAGGGCGAGTACAACATACTGATCATGGATTTGTTGGGACCGTCTCTGGAAGACCTGTTTACCATATGCAACCGTAAGCTTAGTCTGAAGACGGTCCTCATGCTTGCGGACCAGATGCTGAACCGCATCGAATATTGTCACTCGAAGAACTTCATTCACCGCGACATAAAGCCCGACAATTTCCTCATCGGGCGCGGTAAGAAGATCTCGATCGTTTACATTATCGACTTCGGGCTCGCGAAGAAGTACCGCGACCCCAAGACTGCGCAACACATTTGTTATCGCGAGGGTAAAAACCTGACCGGTACCGCGCGTTATGCAAGCATAAACACCCACCTGGGCATAGAACAGAGTCGCCGTGACGACATGGAGGCGCTGGGCTACGTGTTACTGTACTTTATGCGAGGCTCCTTGCCGTGGCAAGGTCTGAAGGCTACTAGCAAGAAGGACAAGTACGACAAGATCAGCGAGAAAAAGATTGCGATCCCCGTTGACCTTTTGTGCAAGCAGCTGCCGTTTGAGTTCGTGACTTTCATCAACTACGCGCGCTCTTTACGGTTCGAGGACCGTCCGGACTACTCGTATCTGCGTCGTATACTGAAGGACCTGTTCTTCCGTCAGGGGTACCAGTAcgacttcattttcgactGGACTTTCCTGCACACAGCGCAGCTGATGCACACGATGATGAACGAGGACATCGAGCGCTTCGAGCGGCTGACCAAGGATCGCGAGCGCGAGGCCGAGGAACCCAATACCAGGCCCGTGCTGAAGAACAAGTAGGTGGTTACCGCCTCTCAACATTCCGTCGGTAATTACCTATGCGACACGTATAGTATAGGTTGTTTGGGTACATATGCCATTGTTAGGCGGAGTGCCACCTCGTTTGTTCCCACCAAGATGCGGAATATGGAGGGATGCACAACGCTCTTCGTTGCGTCGGTATCACGGTAATGTACGCATTCGTGTGTTAAGATGGTGTTCGATGGGCCTGTTTCGTTCGGCTACtgcacgctgctgcacctggGCGTTGATATAACGGATGGTGAGGAAGCAGGCTCCGGATCCAAACAGCACCTCTCGTTTCCCCACGAAACTATAGATGATGCAGAGCATATTAGGGATAATGAGAACAATAGCCAGCACTGTCTTATTAGCTGTGTTATGCGCATATGTTCCCAACTAATAATCATAATATGTTTCAATGAACCCCCTGTGTTCACATTGTGTCAGTGGTTATGATAGCGTGATGTGCTACAAGTTTGATATGCTGCGTGTTAACGAGATGTCGCACGTATAGCATTCATTGTATGAGTGTCATTGCGTGGGTTGGTCAGTGAGTTGGTGACATTGCCATCTGCTATCTAGAAATGCGTGTGTGACGTGTTACGAAGGTGCACATTAAATAGGCAGAAGCATTTGCACATCAATGCTATTATTGAAGCACAAACATGAGTGTATCTGGTGCAGTAAACTCATAGTTTGGTGATTAGGAAAACAGTGGACAAGGGATCACTCTCACCGGCTGCTACTCAAGATGCTATAAAGAGTTAATTGTGAGATGGGCATTCACAACATCCGAATGATGAACCACGATTTTCACACAAGCTGACGTAACAGCATATAGGTGTTTGACGTATCATAAACACGAATAATGGCCAAAATCATGCGTAATCAGGTATAATGCTATAGCGAGCTGCAAACACGTACATAATTAGGTACCTTGTTATGTCATGTATTCACATTGAATGAGAAGTCTATAGAAGAATGCTATCTGCAGTAGGTACAAATATAAGATATCACTGAGGTGAAGGCGTAGAGTCATTGTCATGCAAGAACTAAATAATACTGCATAGCAATCCATCCCATGGTAACAAACAACATCGTTAATGTGATAACTATTAACAAAATATAGGGTTACCGAAGCaggtcctcgtcgaagtagtcgacgtcTTTGTAAAGTGAAAGCATATTCCGGCCTTTCGTGAGtaaggccttgacgtcgatgtggTAGGAAGCCTTGGTGCGGATAAGGTCTGATCGTATACGCAGcacgtccaggcggtatagcatcgtgttggcgaTGACCAGCAATGCGGCCGACCACAATGCCACGATGGTGTAGATGAATGGCTCCCGGACTCTGTAGAGGAAATCGTCCATGGCGgtcatgagtgatgcgataggCTTGCCGTTGACAGTTTCCTGCAGCATGGTGATGACCTGTTTACATGTGAGTGGTGACTGCGATTGaccctccggcggcgtgaacccgtgtaagtagaggaggggcagCGCAGTGGAACACTGGTGGAGGGAATAGCACTTGCTGCTGTCATGATGTTTTTGCAAATCGTAGTGCAATTTTTGAAGTGACTCCCACAGTCTGTCAGGTAGGTAcaccgtccagctgaggtaggtgtgggcaAAGGTATGAGAGTAGAGGGCGTAGGGCCGGTAGGTGATGGGCGAGCAATGCGGAGGGCAGTTGTCAGGGTCACTGCCGCAGCCAACCAGTGTGGACAGGGTACGGGGATGTGCATAGTCGTGGCTGGAGTTGTGTTTGGATATGAGAGACTCTGCACCCCGGATGCCAAGGACAATGTCGAGGTTGGAGGCACTAAGATGATCCCAGTCGGGGTGTGGAGTGCGGAGGGGATCGCCCAGCGATTATACTATGCATGATAATAAAACAGTAAAAGACTCATTTTGTGCTCTCAAAACTCATTAGACAGGACGATTATCTTGTAAGCATCCCACCTACGTGAGGGGGAGGAAGGCAATGAGCCCATGAATACGGTAATGCCGAATATTGGCTGGCATAAGAGACTGGAGCAAGGCTGGAAGACGGGATACCCCATGAGGTGTCTGAGCAGAATACCGTACAGCCCTTCTGACCCAGCATTGCGACCCTGCCAAGCCGTCTCCCCTAGGAGCTAGGGAGCATCTAAGGGTCCGCCACCGAAAATATCGCCAGATATCACAACAGTACGCTTTACACCACATAAACAACATGCTTAGAAGGTCAAACATAGACTGATCAATTCACTCCATATTCATGTCTACATTATCTGTTCGATGTTGTAAATTCAGTCATGGGATAAGGCATCAAATTAGTTGCCGTCGAAGCAATATAATGTTTCGATGGCCATGCTTCAATATCTTCGAATGCGttgccctttacccacctaaCCACGTGGTAATAGCCCTGTGCCATCCATACAACGGCTTTGCAATCCAGCTGACTACTTCAATCTCTCAGTCGGCGGATCTGATTGCTAGTCGACTAAAGATTACACGCTTCATCATTATGTCAGCATTATACTGCCGATTCTGTCAACGCCTATCGTCTGAGCCCAAACGAGGTCGGGGACATTGTAGACATGAGGCGTATCTCGGATATTTCGCTTACTCCCGACATTGATTGCAGTTATCACATCTTTATCGCATTGAGAAGTTTCAACATTACCATATGAGCATTCTATTGATGTACCTCACCCGCATGCCACCAAGCGTTAAGCCGTGTGGATGAGGCCGATGGCAGGTGGCACCTCGAAACCCGCACTTCAACATCATCCGTGTTGCACAACAAATGTGTTATGGAGCAGCTGAAATCGTACGTTGTTAATGTACTATGGTCAAGTAACTCCATGGCGCTATGCATCCCAACGGTGGTCTGGTGTGGTCAACCACTGCCACCGTTGTTGTCAAGGGTAGTGGAGCCACTGAGGTGGAATGGAAGTTGCCGTCAAACAACAATCTTTGTGTATTATGGACATAGTCGATCCTTCAAATCGTGAACAATTATGCTGATGGGTGTACCCCATGTTACTGATTCAAGTAGTTCCAAAATTTGAGCTAAGTCAAGGATAGACGTGGATACACAAAGCACTGGTAATTATATTATTCCCACATACACGAATCAAAAGCTCTGATGGCAACGCAAGGAATACACCTCGCAATCAACAACCGGAGACAGGACGTTTTTTTACTCAGCTTTAACGTCAAGTGTTTGCACAAATTAGTATCAGGATAATCAACCTGTTCGATTGAGAAACAATGTTTTGTGTCTGAGCTACACGATACTTCGAGTAGTAGTTACGGATATGAATTGTGGATAAGGTGGATGTTGAGTTTTAGGGGCTCCAGAAATAATTAGAGAAACTTAAAAATAGTGAGAAATCAATGGCAAACTAGGATTATCGGCATGACAGAATGGTCGAGGAGACTTTGATGGCAATAACAGGCACTCGTAACTACATTACCTAATGGTTGGTGGACCGCGTGAGATAGGTTGTGGCGGCATCACGCTGATAGGTATCAGTAAATTGGCGATGAAGATCACACGTGCAGATGCGATTAGAATtacaggtacgatatcttggaaAGGCTGCCGACGTGTGATGCAGCGAGTGGTGATTGCGAGGCAATACGGTGGCTTGAGGGACTATACGAATGCGATCGGATGTGGAGGGGAGAAATCAGTGACAATTACGTTCACTAAACCTAAGCCATGAGAGCAAAAGTAGATACAGCTAATATATTATTAACTAATGTAACATGTCTACGTGTAAAATGTGAGCCTATGAGAGTCCACTGTAGGGGCTCCGTCGAGGTGTTGGGAGGATGTTGGACAGCTTTTGATAAGTTATGTTTAGCAGACCGAAATGGTAACATGAAACAACTATGACTAAGATAACGAATATGGGAATAAAAATCCACGCCTTTTTTTTCATACAACATAGACAAGTACACTTCAATACTGCTTTGCATCTTGGACATTTAGATGTATCGCATATTTTTTGTTCCTTTGTGAGCGTTGCGCAATTCGATCGACATTTCTGGCAAGTCGAACACTTCGAACAACACCAAGGACAGCACTGACAACTGGATCCGGAGCAGGATCCGCTGCCACTACTGCTACACGGGCACTCTAGATTATCACCCATATTCCCCTTCCTTTACATCTACCTGCAATAGCGTCAAACACATGCCTTAGTCTCGGACTCCCCCTATTCTTTCCCATCAACCTGCACAAGCGTGAACCACGCACCTGAGCAGGAACACTGGCTGTCTCCCATCTGGGCCCCAACGAACCATACAACCGTCATCCACCGCACCGCCAGTCACATCACATCTATGCAGATATCAGGACAGAAATACAGCTACGTTAACGCATGTGGCTGGTGTCCTGCCCGTGGCATGCATGTCAACCGGTGCCAGCTGGGCAGCTGACTCCATCCATCACAGACCAAACAACATAGCCAGCGCTTAATACTACTGTTACATCTATGCCTTAATGAGTGCCTAACTGAGCCACATCACTTGATTAATGTGCTTCTCATTTACACTGCTACCACCAGTTACACTTAACCACGCCATACACGGGCCATCACGTCGGGTAAACACAGCTACATACATCGCCTCGCACCGCACATAATGGCTAACGTGCCAAACAAACACGTTATATACGGCTCACTTTCACTTATCAGACCACGTTTCAGCAGCCTACATTAGTGGCTCATAACCCAGAATCACTGCCCACTAGAACCGTGGGAGGGCGTTGGCACGTTTCACAGGTAGCTCACAACTCGACATCCCAAACCACGAACCTATCACGGCATAAACTACATCGACTGTCAAATTGCTGGCCATCTATTAGGTAATATATTTGGGTGAGTATTTGGTTAGGCGGCGGGTTGCTAGGTAGTGAGTTAGGTGGGTGGTGGTGAGGTGGTCTATCAAGGCTGCAGGTAggtgagcttggcaagtttgccaagacgtgcagcggcgagtagtgattgggcagctatgcgatgtgatgatggtgagtgcaagtgagatttgatgtggagcaggtcgaggcggatgaccatgatgtggaggaggtacaacaaagagaggagccagagggaaaGGAGGGTGTAGAAGAAATATTTTCTGATGGTCCACAAGAAGGTGTCAACGGCAGTGAGGAAATTGTTTAACAACTCGGAATTTAATATGCGATCTAGAGCCTTGCAGAAAATATAGCACCGCTTTTTGCTTTTGTAACTGGCGTCTGCATATGTGAGGCCATACCGATAGAATACGGGCAGGACTCCACGACAATGGACCATGGAAGTGCAGCCACATTCCTCTGTACCATGCTTACCAGATAGGCATTTGCCTTCATGGTGACAGCCTTGGCAACCGGATTCGAAACAGGAAATATTGCAGTATGCATTTTTCAGCTGCTCAAGGAATGTGACAATACTAGGACATATGTAAGTCAACCAGGAAAGATACTTGTTGGCGTGTTTAGCGGAGAGGTCAGAGTACGCCGGACCGTTTAGCATCTGAATGAGGTACCCACAGCCATTTTTATTACAACCAATAAGATATTCGATGTCGGGCGATTTTTCATAGTCATGTTTGTTGTGCGATTTGGAACGATACAATTCCCGGCAGGAATCAAGCAGCTTTCTGGCATCATTATAGTCACATGCCACCGTTCCGACGATTTTATCGCAAACAGATTTTTGGACACTTTTATCACCACTCGGAAATCCTGTCTCCGGCATAGTTTTCCACGATTGAGTGAGATGGGAGAAAAAGCAGAATATGTCTGGTAATGACTGAGGTGGACGGCTGATAAGGCATGATAGGTTGGAATAAACAGTAGTGAACACGCCATTGTCGCCGCATAGTTTGTCAAGCACATCGCACAAGTCCTTTCCCACTCGTGTAGTTCCAGAGAAGCTCCTGAAACCAAGAGGGGTTAAACATGGCATACTGGGTGGGGTCTTTGTACAAGTCGCACATGTGAGTTTTTGGTTTTCGGATACGATACTGTGCGGCAACATGCCCCTCAGACCATCTGTGAAGTATAACTGCAGTGGCGAACTGATCGAGCAATCTGCAGTCCCAGATGCCAATTTATCATTATATTGACTGCAATGCCAATCGGAAGCCTGCACACCTGTTCCAAATCTGCACTCACCCCAACCGTAGGACGATTTATCGATACTACAGTGAACGTGTAAGAATCGCAGCGCATGAAACAATCGTCGAAGAATATCTAACAACATATCGAAGCATTGTGAAGGTTTTTCCATATAGTGCAAATTAAGCGAGTTGTTCATATATTCACAGCCGTAGTACGTGGCAGCATCACCAAATCCGGCAATTCGTGTAAGCAAATTATATGAATAATCGCATACAGTGGTTAGATCATATGCCATGAGGCCGTGCATTTTTGATACCATATGGCGCTCCTTTTCAACGTCATAATAGCTTTTGCAATTCTCTTCGAGTTTCCTAAATATAGGATTATATGGGAGACCTGCTAACCATCCTAGCATCTCGTAGATGGAAGATGGATACCTAGTCGACGTTGCAATATTGTGGTGAGAGACTCTGCAATATGCTTGTAGATTCCGGAACAGCACAGACAGCGGAGCCTCCATCTCTAGTGCAGCGCCCATGTAAACATCAAAACGTTTTCTTGTTTCCTCAGGGTTTGAAAACCCTCCATTATTGTTAAATCCTTTGCCCAATTTGACTGCAACATCCCAACCAGTCTTATTTTTATAAAGACGGTCGACATTAAACCCTTGGAGCTGCAAATACTTTGCCAAGTCGTATCTGTTTTCGTCCGTTGTTGCACTACCGTCAATTGCAAAGGCTTTGTAACTTCTGGCGCATTTATAAAACATCTCATGTAGTCCGTTGAAAAGCATATGAATTGAAGTTAAGCAAACTTTGGCACAATTTCCTTTGTCAGTATTATCGTTACGGTTCCAGTTGATTGCGCGCCCAGAATACGAATTCACGTATGCCTTTTCCAATTCTTTGCACAATTTTAACAACCCAACTCGTAAAATATCCAAAACTGGATATGCCGGAACGTCGAATTCGTGAGGATTTAAATCGCTGAGTAAATTCTGAAATTCAGCAAGATTTGTCGAAAAGTCGGCATTGTAATGAGTAAGGGTATCCAACAGTCTGGAAAACTTGTCAAAAATACTCTTAACTTTGGAACGATACATTATCATGCAATCATGTGTGAATACTTTCTTCACATCCCCTCCAGCATAAATCAGTATAACATCTATAAAATCTCTTGCTATTTTGGACAGATCAAGCAATGTTATGTGGTCACCTTTTTCTAGTTCTGTTTTCATCTTGCTAAGAAAGTTCTCTGCGCTTCGGCGGCCGGATGCATCTAGATCGCCACTCATCCATTTCATCATACCTTTGATTCCAGTTACAGAATCCTTTTCAATTATCACATTAATCCTTTTCAAACGTTCACTAATTAAACCCTTAAGCTTATTGAGCGCAAACTCCTTGGATTCCGCAAATTTAGATAACGCTTCTTTTTTAATATTCTTTTTGGCATTCAAAGATGATCTAAAGTATATATCGTGGAATTCTTGAATGTATTCTTTTGCTTTCGTGTGGACATCGTCAATTCCAAAGTTTACCTGCCGAATCATAGCGTCCAATTTATGTAACGAATGGTCCAAGGTGCTTATGGCGATTTTTACCTCCGTATTGAGCGCTTCATAATATTTTCTAATATCTTTAATAAACTTATCAACACTTAATCTCGCCCGTTTAACAGCTTCGGGTAGCTCTTCAAGCTTACCGATTTTTTCAAAGAGCTCTTCGACCGAAATGTTAGCACGTTCTTTTATCACATTGTAAGTGTTTAATGCTCCACCTACTTCAGTGTTAAAAGTTGAATGCTCATTCACAATGCCATCAGCGAAAATGTTTTTAAGGTCTGTAGTAATCTTTTTTATTTTAGAATGAAGGGAGGTGGAATCGCCAGCACTTGTTACCCACTTTATATAATTTACCATGAGATTCTGCACAACAATGTTATCATTATTCGCATTGTACAAGTTAAATACAATTTTTTTTACTATGCCAGTTATCTCAGCGCCGATGGCACCGAAGAAGGTTTTTTGGTTCTCGTCTACAATCTCTATAAACTCCTGTACaaatgttttgaatttAGGTAATTCACCGGAAATATCTAATTTATATAGCGCATTTTGAAGTCGAGTATTATTATCCTCAGCCCACTTATGCAACTTTGGAGCTTTAGCATCGCCTTTACCACCTCCTATGCCAATTCGAAATTCTTGAGGGAAATCAGAGTGACTATAACTCACTTTTACAGCATTCTTCAACCCCGCATCCACCGTCTGAAAATACTCCTGAATAGGCCCATCAATCTTATTTTTAAGCAGAACCAAgtcatctttcaccttaTTATCCAACTGCACAAGTGCCACGGTAATATCGCTTACAGCTGTTGAAATTGTTCTGCCAATGTCGGACGCGC
This genomic stretch from Babesia bigemina genome assembly Bbig001, chromosome : III harbors:
- a CDS encoding casein kinase I, putative; the protein is MITRSLEIRVGGKYRLGRKIGSGSFGDIFIGTHITTGEDVAIKLESHRSRHPQLLYESKLYKLLAGGVGIPTIHWYGIEGEYNILIMDLLGPSLEDLFTICNRKLSLKTVLMLADQMLNRIEYCHSKNFIHRDIKPDNFLIGRGKKISIVYIIDFGLAKKYRDPKTAQHICYREGKNLTGTARYASINTHLGIEQSRRDDMEALGYVLLYFMRGSLPWQGLKATSKKDKYDKISEKKIAIPVDLLCKQLPFEFVTFINYARSLRFEDRPDYSYLRRILKDLFFRQGYQYDFIFDWTFLHTAQLMHTMMNEDIERFERLTKDREREAEEPNTRPVLKNK